The sequence TGATGCTAACAAATCAAAGAAGGAAACTACCAGCTCTCAACAGAAACCTTTCAAGCTTACAAAGAGTGAGCATTTGATACTCAAAAGATAGATTTTAAGTGGAGTTTTAAACCAAATCTTAGACTAGCAGAAACAGGCTTGTCCTAAAAAATGATAGATTAGTGATTTGTGAAACTGTTAAAGTTTTAGACGCAGAATCTGAGGGTATTTGAAAACTAAAtgagtttaaaatgtgtgtaaaaaggtttgtttacatttgttaaccttttgaaataattttagatgttttacaAGATTCTTTTCTGGCAATCTGTGCATTAAAAGCTGTTATCATGTTTAAATCCAGAGAGTTGGGGCAGCTATCAGCCCCTTTTACACTATTCACCCTGAAACCTTACTGATCTTTTCATTGAGTAAAACCACTGGATTTGATGTGCGtgagtgtataaatgtgtggcTCAGACCAAGAGATAGGAAAAGGTTTCTTTAACAATTTAAGGTTGTAGTCGCTCACTGCATCTCAGTTTTGCTGAATATCCTGAACATTATCGGCCCTGCAGGTGTTGAAGACAGTAGCAGATTATTTTAGTGTAGATCTTATAGACTCACTCAGGATCTGCAGATACATACACGTTGCACGCTTACCTCACGCTATCCCAAcagtgctttacaaaaaaatcaagtttaCATTAAGTGTCTTCATAATAACACATCACATTTGCCTGCATAAAGTTCCTGACCCACCACTATTAAAATACATTCCAGCCGAGTTATCAAGTTCTTATTTACAGTCGTTTTGGTTTGTGGGGTTTTTGCACTGATAAACTGATAATATGCCACATTATTTAAACCGCAGTGCAATTCTTGTTCCAGCTAGCTCActgcaaaaatgaatttaacatttGTCTATGTAAGGAAGAcgttttgtatttatttatgtttcgGTGTGGAGAAATGCTTCCCGATGTTTATtctgttcagtgtttgtgttttcagcctGTGAATTTCTGTTAAAGCTGTAATATTTATCTTGTTTAGatttagtgttgttttaaatgataacatggctttttttttttttttttttgcacaatgtgTTGCATTTAATTTGGGAAACTGTACTGTTCATCTGACTGACAGATATTTCCTTTAATAAATACGGTTGTATTCATTCATCGTCTGTGATTTCAATTAATTCCGCTCCTGTCAAGTAATTTTAGAATTGTTTGTTTAAGTatagataaatcaataaatagaGCAGAGATCTTAGTTATAAAACCTACTGTAGGTTAATCAAACTGGTAATGAAGAGCTCATTGAAACATCAACAACAGTTTTGCACATTGCAGTCTGGTTAACAGGGTTGCAGCTATTTATTAGTCAGTTAGTTAAAGCCTGTGACCCCACTTTGGGCGCAAGCCGCCAACAAAGGCCCTCCAGGAATCCCGGTCCTGGGCCAATTTCTCCAGCTGTCCTCATGTATGGCCAGGGCACAAGTGTGACCAATCCATCTCCAGCGTCTTCGGAGGATTTCTTCATCTGCaggctgctgttttgtttgctgtCTCAGTTCCTGGTTACTGATAATATCTGGCCAGATGATTTGTAGGATTCCTCTGAGGCAGGTGTTGGTTAATGTCTGGATTCTCTTCATGGCTCCGACAGTTGTTCTCCAGGTCTCTGCTCCACACAGCAAAACAAGCTTCACAGTGGTGTTGAGGATCCTGATCTTGGTGTTGAAGGTCAGAACTGAGGATCGCCTTTTTTCAGCTGATGGAAAGCTGCCATTCCCACCCGACCGCAGCTATATACAATCACAAGACGCAAAACTGTTTCTTTTAGTGTCTACATGAGTTTTAATGTGTCTTTGATTGTAAAGTGTGCATCTCCTACCACACTTGATTAAAGTTATCCATGTTGATGGCACTTAACTCAGGCATAATACACTTAGTGAGTCTGTTTGAGTAATTTGAGTggaagcagcatgttactgtttcCACTCATAACTAAAGGCTCcctcttgttcttgttttctccAGAGGCCTTGACACAACTGCAGATGTACTAgatgttttgcattttcttcagtttgacctgtgtcatcaaacagtgttgcatcaatgcaaataCAACtaatatgtttattaatgaattatcaaAGTGTACGTTACCCACCCTGCCATCACAAATGCTCCGTCGGATATTATTGACCATATTGTTCAGACCAAAACCAAACAGTCATGTGGACCACCAAGGGAACcctggaaaaactgaaaatgtgaggatgatgaagagaaTCTTCCAGCTGAGCAAAACCtgttaaaaccttaaaaaaaaaaaagaaggattaTTAGATTTAtgtgaacataaaaacagtGTCTTGTAAAAGTGTGGGAAAGGGGACTACCTAAAATACATATCTGAATTTAATAAAGAGATTAATAAAATCTACAtttatgtaaataatattttgctATCACAATAattttgttgacatgtttaatctttttgtcatgcagaaaaaaaatccataaacaaTGTCATTATACtggaaagttgaaattttgtttttcaagcaCAACTATCAGCTGAAAAAATCAAACCtgcatacatttatattatattcatttataaataaatgtgtcctAATGATTCAATGTCTGCTTTATAAAATGGGCAAATATTAAATTCAATATTAAATTTGTGGTGTAGGAATTCATTACATGTATACCTTTTGTTACATATTTTATCCTTGTTATGACATTGTCATTAAGGATTAAattacacatgtacacattttTTAGTACAAGAACCAGAGAGCAAAATGAGACCTTTTGatcaaacaaagcaaaagagACATAACTGCctttacaaagacaaaaacaaacaaagtcatCATTTTTCAACAACTAACTGGACATTAAATTCTATGGggttttttctacattttgtcagtttcagGGCAGCATACGTAAATGCGCTTCAGCATCCAAAAtctaagaaataaaaagaaatttttctctattttctgctattttgcttcttttttttaaaccaactGATTGGAGGTTAAATTCTGGGAGGGGGTGAGGTtctacattttgtcagtttcagggtccatatacaaataaatttcaGCATCtcaaaagaaatataaataaatattaattattagaAATAATGTGTTATTCTAAATTTCCAAATATTATGGGAATTTACATTGTGTTCATAAAAAGGTTTCCAATGTAGCAAGAAATATGAAATTAGGAGAGTTTTATAGAAAATTTTGGATGATGTCTAGATTTACGAAACCCTCGCGGCATTTGTACGCCTTCATTCATTGTCCACgtgttgtttgtcattgtactaaataattgtgttttatgatgtgacaacgttGTAGTTGAAGTctggtttagacacaaaaaacccacttggttagagttagggacagatcatggtttgggttaaaatgatcactctcGCGAGATCCTGCGtaaatctagggttaccatgCAGACACTACAATAATCTTGTTTTAGCAACTGACGGTTAACAGCTGGCCCGGATATGACGTTGCGTTGTAGCAACACCCTCCATTTAAAACAAGAAGCTCAACAGATAACGAGACTGTTACCGATACAAATCGTTACTAGTCAAGTCAAAGCTATCTCTGGATACCGTAGAAAACACCGAGCGGTGGAAACTGTCGCTGTAGATCCCTGACAACACAACAGAGTGTGAGCAGATGTGATTTAATGTTGTGTGTTGATAAACCGGAGATACCGATAAACATGGCCCGTAGGAGAAGTGTAGTGTGGGGCTTTTTTAAAGCAGTCGACTCAGACTCGGTCCAGTGTCTTCTCTGCAGAAATTATCTGGGGAAACGGGAGCAGGGCACCACAACAGCGATGCTGAGACATCTGCGTGTCAAACATCCCACCGAGGTCGCCATCGCCGAGAAAAGTGTGGGACAAGGACCTGAAACTGTTGCCAGCAACGGACACCGAGACCTGGAGACTGACAGCGGACAGTTCTGCTCCGGTATGGACCTCTACATCACCTACTGATGCTCCAGTCAGCCTCCCAGTCGGGGTTAAGGGGAAACATAAATGTGTAAACTTAGACATCGTAGGAAAAACCTTaacgctgtttaaacccactttcagatttgtgaaacctttattttgcttatgaaaacagaaaaagggcgatttcactgatatttgtccatccagaccacattagacgagatccagatcaaaaaccactatacttagacctgtcaaatctggactagattaacaaGGAGACTCATTAACATAGTTTCAGATTTGTCTGAAACAGACacctgaaatgtgaccctgactacacgCTGCTTTATGGAAGATGTCAAAAATCagaaaggttggaaaccactgttcatctttaacaatgtgttgtattttaaaagcttgttatatcatctattgtgtcaaatctgcatctgaaaagtaagtaaagctgtcaaataaatgtagtggagtagaaagtacaatatttccctctgaaatgtagtggagtggaagtataaagtaacatcaaaTGGAGTAGTAACAAGTAGAAATTCTTCAAAATTGTGCttaagtacagcacttgagtaaatgtacttagttatttCCCACCACTGATTATGAAGACAATTTCTAATGTTTCACAAGCTTTTGTGACAACATTGGATTATTTCACATTGACTTAAGCTTTTAAACTCACTTCAGTCAGCGCAGAGGAAGGTAAACATTGCTCCTGGGTCTCACTACACTCACCTGCTTCTCCTCTGTGTATTATAAACAGAGTTATCAGAACTAAGAGTGAACATGTGCCGCCTTTTTTCCAAAGTCATGCCTGAGAATCTTTACTCACTATAGCTTTGTTTACCTCTTCTTAAGTGGAAGTGGCGCTGGAGGATGGAGACTCTGACACCATCACCACAGTGAATGAAGCTGACATTAATTCGGCTCTTAATGGCCTCCTGGAAGCTGCACAAGGAGCTCCAGTAGAACAAAGAACAGATGAAAAGGCAAGTGGTCACCGCTGTTTAAAACGCAGACGGAATACACGGAGCTTGATCTGGAGACACTTTGAGCGCTTGGAGAGTTTGGCTGCTGCTCGTTGCCGGATTTGCAAGAAAAAGATACAGTGCTTTGACAGCAGCACCAGCAACCTGCATCGACACATGTCAAAAAGGCACCCGGAGGCGTCTCAGGTAGCGGGTGATGTGCAGAACCCACCAATATCCAAGTCATCACGTGGCTCAAACGCTAATGGTGACACATCTACGTCGCCGGTGACTGTCGAGGTGACAGAGCAGAGACAGTTTTCAGGTAACCTTCAgtgatgtttgtttatgtaataAATTCAGACTTTTTCAAATACATCTTAATTAGTAAGTGAAATGTATAACAAACACTTCTTCATTTAACAGAAGACGACaattattaaatgttgtttaaacacaaacctaaaaacaaaacaatttaaagaGTAACTAATGTTATCTTTGCTGACCTCtagtggtttaacttctcagcttgctgcagtgatgtgcAGGTGTACTTCAGGACCCCACAACTTCATCaactacatttacatgcacaaaatactTATTTTTTGCCCTTATTCCAAAAAAGGCAATATTCCcactaagctgtttacatggttacatgggttttcagggttttcctctgctccagtgtgaacaggaatcacaagatctccgcaggcagtgaagtaaaccagcaaggtgaaaaacattagtgagctgctgcctgacaTTTATTATATTGAGTTACAGGCACGTCCAGTACCTcggttgtcccatgatgtttactaccctgctgagtgtttttggtgcatcacaccaAGTTGTGACCGTCAGTCTACAgctgcatgtcaggataataaACAATCTCCTCCATCCCTGTCGTGGAGAAGGCACGCTCTGTTTCTCAgaacagctctccactctcctctcattcctctcctctgtctgccttcctgctccagtatatgtcattttgcctgctCTGGGTAAACAAGCAAGAGGGCTATGAGACCTATTGAGACACATATTCGAAATGCTCCTAAAACCAGAATAATATCAGCATATCCCACGTGTCTTAAAAAATGCTACATTCAGAATAAGGCCTATTTCGGAATATCCAAACAGAATATGCCATTTATATGACCCGTATTATATTCAAAATATTGTCATTGACAGAATAATAGCagaatattagtgtgcatgttaacattgtcactgTTGGGTTTGGTTACAGGTGCATCAGAGCACATTTCTGTAGTGAAACAAGGTgtgaaactttcaaccagagaTGGCAGCAAAACACTAATTTTCAGCCTTAAAAGtgcagtaaaatatttaaatattccaTATTCAACTACATGTGTTGTCAATGTAACTTTAAGAAAGTAATTAGTATCTTAGCAACCATAATTACTTAATATAAGTTGAGTGAACAATTCTGCTCCATtttgtgtttctactgtattcAACTCGCAgccttctctttcctccttcttGCAGATGTGATCAAAGATTCACGAGCCTCTGGAGGAGAAAGGCGTGTTTTCAGGAGGGAGCAGGAGCTGATAGAAGCTCTGAGGAGAGCGCAGCGGGAGGAGGCGCGCGCTCTGGAGCATCAGAGGGAGCTTCTTGAGAAGCTGCGTGCAGCGAATGCCAGAGAGGCAGCTGTGGAGAGGGAGCAAATCGAGTCACTGAGGAAAGCACAGCAGGAGGAAGCCAAAGACTTAaatagacagagagaagagctgcagacagaaaAGGCAGAGCTACAGAAGAAACGGGAAGAGCTTCAGCAGGAAAAGGAAGAACTCCTGGTTTCCAGAGGACAGCCAGCCTCCTGATTCTGTGATGAGACTCAGGACCCAACAGGACTGACGGGTTTTGACTGTCATCATCCTCATTTCTTTAACAATTTAGGACTAACTCAACACATGACAGCATGAAAATGTAAACTCCTATTATAGTAAGATTTTTGGATCCTTCTATACAGTTGTGTTTTACTGCCTTATGGTGTCTGAACATTTGAAAAGTTGTAATGTTGGAAGGAAtcatttaaaagtgtaaaacaatGCATATTTATAAAGACACTTTTGATTAAGATCTTTATGTACAAAAGAAGATGTTGAAGAAAAGGAGATTACTGGACACTGTTCTTGCAACAAATGCCTTCATTAAATTAATACATCACCTCGAAAATTCTTGAAACTCCACAACTGGCAGGAGGTTTCCTTTTATCCTGAGTAACCAGGATATTATTTCGTGTGGGGGGAAAATTGCAAATACTGTTgagtgtttaaaatgtaattttgttacTTCTTGAGCAACAAAATTGAAATTCCACAGTAGTGCCATTCGCAGTTGTATCAGGGTGGTGGCAGATATTTCAAAACCAACACCAAGGATGGATTACCAACAGACCCTCAGGTTCCCCAAAGGCCTCCAGGATCATTGTGTGACAGGTTGTGATTATCTGACATGGATTTATGGACGTGTTTTTGGTCATATGGGGCATTTCAGTACAGTATAAACTGAAATTATAACGGTGTCAAGGCAGCTCCGGTATATTTACCTCATCTTGAAGCCATGTCTTGTAGAGTGGTCAAAATCTAGTAATTATacctttattattttagtttgtatTGCGCTTACATGGTGCAAATTCCTAAATAACCTGTATTTAATCAAATTAACACAAATGAAGTGACACAGGAAACATGGAGAGGGTAGTATTTGAAAGAAGAAGGCTGCCACATGTAGTCTGAAATTAGACATCATtaggagttttttttgttttgttttttgtaatttgggtgcGCCAACTCTTTTAAAACAATCTCACTGCTGTCTCTTGCCAATGAATGGCTTCCATTTCCATCCTATTactaaataattatttttttctccagttaaacagcagcaaaactcttcactcttcacagggatcccttGCAGGAGCctccagaagctccagtacattcagaacagcacTTTCATCCTAattcttattactattttctttatgttctgtgctattaatactgtagcactctgagtttcactatgaatgaaaagtgcggtacaaattaaatgtattattattaaatatgatgCACAAAATCGCACAACGCATGCGTAAAATATTTGCGCGTGTTACCCTGAGTTTAGCCCCTCAGGCAGTGTTTGTAGACTGCCACGGCAACAAAGGCTTATGTGTGGGTACATGCTTAAGGGTAGTGTTACGGTCATGCTTAAGGTTATTACGGTCAGTGTATTTTAACATGAAAAGGCGGTGTGCTTGAGCCGACATTATCCTGCGAAGAAGCTCTGCCTGACAGGCTAATCCCAGGGAAAATCGACACCGGTGCTGCTTCCTGAGTGCTGTCTCTGTGGCGGAAGAAGATGGCTGACAACGGTGGGCCCGTCGCAACGAAAAGATGCGATTCTGGCTCCATGTCCTCAGTGAGTATGGAGACTATCTCGGCCCTAACGGAGCTGGAGGACCTGGAGAAAGTTTATCAGCAGCTCTGCGTGGAGGAGGTTCGTATACCACTATTA comes from Thunnus maccoyii chromosome 1, fThuMac1.1, whole genome shotgun sequence and encodes:
- the LOC121897660 gene encoding zinc finger BED domain-containing protein, encoding MLCVDKPEIPINMARRRSVVWGFFKAVDSDSVQCLLCRNYLGKREQGTTTAMLRHLRVKHPTEVAIAEKSVGQGPETVASNGHRDLETDSGQFCSVEVALEDGDSDTITTVNEADINSALNGLLEAAQGAPVEQRTDEKASGHRCLKRRRNTRSLIWRHFERLESLAAARCRICKKKIQCFDSSTSNLHRHMSKRHPEASQVAGDVQNPPISKSSRGSNANGDTSTSPVTVEVTEQRQFSDVIKDSRASGGERRVFRREQELIEALRRAQREEARALEHQRELLEKLRAANAREAAVEREQIESLRKAQQEEAKDLNRQREELQTEKAELQKKREELQQEKEELLVSRGQPAS